A part of Rhizobium lusitanum genomic DNA contains:
- a CDS encoding glutamate acetyltransferase, with product MNPFAKTASGLFIVVGPRSDSALIAERICAGLILKLEQGPAHILDAKAWQDAVQMVPNLVAGASASQKLNQTLRLDSLATTIAEICSGPYNSEQAPIDLTTSITSYLNTYGRPSSFNCLIVDQAEPIQIHMRLTCLSITNGAEPDNFGITSSLFSASLNLSTKQMLSELAQVFDRFSPPKNQPYYLRVIR from the coding sequence ATGAACCCTTTCGCGAAAACAGCGTCGGGTCTTTTTATAGTAGTCGGCCCCAGGTCCGATAGCGCCCTCATCGCAGAGAGGATTTGCGCTGGTTTGATCCTGAAACTAGAGCAAGGCCCGGCGCATATCCTTGACGCCAAGGCCTGGCAAGACGCGGTACAAATGGTACCCAACCTAGTGGCAGGCGCCAGCGCATCGCAAAAGCTGAACCAAACTTTGCGGCTCGATAGCCTCGCGACCACAATTGCTGAGATTTGCTCAGGTCCCTACAACAGCGAACAGGCACCGATCGATCTGACGACGTCGATCACATCCTATCTGAACACCTACGGCAGGCCGTCGTCGTTCAATTGCCTTATCGTGGATCAAGCAGAACCCATCCAGATCCACATGCGCTTGACGTGTCTTTCCATCACCAATGGAGCGGAACCGGATAATTTCGGGATCACCTCAAGTCTGTTTTCTGCATCGTTGAACCTTTCGACGAAGCAGATGCTATCCGAGCTCGCGCAGGTTTTTGACCGTTTCAGCCCTCCGAAAAACCAACCCTACTACCTGCGCGTCATTCGCTGA
- the repC gene encoding plasmid replication protein RepC produces MTDITSVASFRRVTPGIVASARLAMANDVPDVTKSEIALLLKRAAPVLGIDGTAYHVMDILLGLSRADDWKGAGRPIVAISNAKLAEYTMRSERTVMRCIRRLVEVGIAAYRDSATGRRFVYRDKQGDISVGYGIDFTPSRVRAEEIKAAVEQYQVKLNRELAAKRDISRLARAVQDLSKAFPENSATWRDRVAKVQASGLDLEPRAQALRELHAEIVVETTIDRFEHNLSCEGDISVTPNTYTTQESLYISNDQRTRSNERAHKFHNGSKAAEMAFEKKPAADDGTKQSNLGAREGRDPDTIQGEILGSVSIGLLQVGCREAQVMISTRFDNWSSLGRAGETLRRMIGLSEAGWADGRAKVGLYGASAILAIVLEKSLRDPEQISRPAGYFRAMIDRAVEGKLNLERSLFGLAGSFYGASGEAGQ; encoded by the coding sequence ATGACCGATATTACATCCGTCGCGTCCTTCAGACGCGTGACACCAGGCATCGTTGCCAGCGCAAGGCTTGCGATGGCCAATGATGTTCCCGACGTCACAAAAAGTGAGATCGCACTGTTGTTGAAACGCGCCGCACCGGTGCTGGGCATCGACGGTACGGCTTACCATGTCATGGATATTCTCCTTGGACTATCGCGTGCAGATGACTGGAAAGGCGCTGGACGCCCGATCGTCGCGATCTCGAATGCGAAGCTCGCCGAATATACCATGCGATCCGAGCGAACGGTGATGCGCTGCATTCGACGACTGGTCGAAGTTGGCATCGCTGCCTATCGCGACAGCGCGACGGGTCGCCGGTTTGTATATCGCGACAAGCAAGGTGACATTTCTGTTGGCTACGGCATCGATTTTACACCGTCCCGTGTTCGTGCCGAGGAGATCAAGGCGGCCGTCGAGCAATACCAGGTGAAGCTCAACAGAGAACTTGCGGCGAAAAGAGATATTTCTCGTCTCGCACGCGCCGTCCAAGACTTGAGCAAGGCATTTCCGGAGAACAGTGCAACTTGGAGAGACCGGGTAGCTAAGGTGCAGGCCTCGGGCCTGGACTTGGAGCCTCGCGCGCAAGCGTTGAGAGAACTGCATGCTGAGATCGTGGTTGAGACAACGATCGATCGATTCGAACATAATTTGTCATGCGAGGGTGACATCAGCGTCACGCCTAATACTTATACAACCCAAGAATCCCTTTATATAAGTAACGATCAACGGACCCGCTCTAACGAGCGGGCACATAAATTTCATAACGGCAGCAAAGCTGCCGAAATGGCTTTTGAGAAAAAGCCTGCGGCAGACGATGGAACTAAGCAAAGTAATTTGGGTGCCCGGGAAGGGCGCGATCCGGATACGATTCAGGGTGAAATCTTGGGGTCGGTATCTATTGGGCTGCTGCAGGTGGGCTGCCGGGAAGCGCAGGTCATGATCAGTACGCGGTTTGATAACTGGTCCTCGCTGGGTCGCGCCGGTGAAACCCTGCGACGGATGATCGGTCTTTCCGAGGCGGGGTGGGCCGATGGTCGGGCCAAGGTCGGCCTATATGGCGCCAGCGCTATCTTGGCGATAGTACTTGAAAAGTCACTCCGTGACCCAGAGCAGATATCCAGGCCTGCCGGCTACTTCCGAGCCATGATTGATCGTGCGGTCGAGGGGAAGCTGAATCTCGAGCGGTCATTGTTCGGGCTGGCAGGCAGTTTCTACGGCGCGTCGGGGGAGGCTGGTCAATAG
- a CDS encoding acyl-homoserine-lactone synthase produces the protein MQILTVSPDQYERFRNPLKQMHRLRAAVFGDRLEWDVSIAAGEERDQYDDCKPTYLLAITKSGLVAGCVRLLPACGPTMLAQTFPQLLKSGSLSVHPGMVESSRFCVDTSLVSGREGGQLHLATLTLFAGIIEWSIANGYSEIVTATDLRFERILKRAGWPMRRLGEASAIGNTIAVAGSLPADRLSFERVCPHDYHSIHQLGGARIRSVA, from the coding sequence ATGCAAATACTGACCGTCTCGCCTGACCAATACGAACGTTTTCGAAACCCCCTGAAACAGATGCACCGTCTTCGCGCTGCAGTGTTCGGCGACCGTCTCGAATGGGACGTGTCTATCGCGGCAGGCGAAGAGCGTGACCAATATGATGACTGCAAGCCGACCTACCTCTTGGCGATCACCAAGAGCGGACTGGTCGCCGGTTGCGTCCGTCTTCTTCCGGCTTGCGGGCCGACGATGCTCGCACAGACTTTTCCTCAACTGCTTAAATCCGGCTCGCTCTCGGTACACCCCGGAATGGTCGAGAGCTCGCGCTTCTGCGTCGACACCTCCCTTGTCTCGGGGAGGGAGGGAGGTCAACTGCATCTCGCGACGCTTACCCTATTCGCTGGCATTATCGAATGGTCGATCGCGAACGGCTACAGTGAAATCGTAACGGCGACCGATCTCCGTTTTGAGCGCATTCTGAAGCGGGCCGGATGGCCAATGCGCCGGCTCGGCGAAGCTTCCGCGATCGGCAACACCATCGCTGTTGCCGGAAGCCTGCCGGCAGATCGCCTCAGCTTCGAACGGGTTTGCCCTCACGACTATCACTCGATCCACCAGCTCGGCGGGGCACGGATCAGGAGCGTCGCGTGA
- a CDS encoding type II toxin-antitoxin system VapC family toxin, whose protein sequence is MIAVDTSVILAMALGEPEAERFISLVGREALAIGWPTLLEARMVLTGRGFSNASDIVDQFVRLPNVTTIAFDEKHYREAERAFDRFGKGRHPATLNMGDCFSYAVAAVGKAPLLFKGNDFGRTDVKCHPASATQ, encoded by the coding sequence ATGATCGCTGTCGATACGTCGGTCATTCTGGCGATGGCCTTGGGAGAGCCGGAGGCCGAACGGTTCATATCGTTGGTGGGTCGGGAGGCACTTGCGATCGGCTGGCCGACCCTGCTCGAGGCTCGAATGGTGCTGACAGGAAGAGGGTTTTCAAACGCTTCGGACATAGTTGATCAGTTTGTCCGGCTGCCGAACGTAACCACGATTGCTTTCGATGAGAAGCATTATCGCGAAGCGGAACGAGCGTTCGATCGATTCGGTAAAGGTCGCCATCCAGCCACGCTTAATATGGGCGACTGCTTTTCCTACGCCGTTGCCGCGGTCGGCAAGGCCCCTCTCCTCTTCAAGGGGAACGACTTCGGGCGGACCGACGTGAAATGCCATCCCGCGTCGGCAACCCAATGA
- the repB gene encoding plasmid partitioning protein RepB has protein sequence MKSLFAGVNPDHLAKSAAPSVADADKRRVGSVAVKSMDRAFVSIEEENRRLHDQLLSSEVIVELDPERVIPSFVNDRLDIEGDRSFQAFVEGIKEAGQKLPILVRPLPDKPGYYQAAYGHRRLRACQILKRPVKAIVRALSDEELVKSQGIENSERLNLSFIEQALFALALKARGYSRELISEALGRKDGQKMAYISILTNAAASVPVDLVRLIGPASAIGRPKWEKLGSLIKDGRLSPEQSKAVESLVRSSEWETSDSDQRFGLVLDVLGRPIKSEPDITEIEVAGGHIIVARRSGAATKFAVPDDRIPGLSAWLVQKLPELVEEFQSTQRGGER, from the coding sequence ATGAAAAGCCTTTTCGCTGGTGTGAACCCGGACCACCTTGCAAAATCTGCAGCGCCCTCTGTTGCAGACGCAGACAAGCGGCGCGTGGGATCGGTGGCGGTCAAGTCGATGGATCGGGCTTTCGTGTCCATCGAAGAAGAAAACAGGCGCCTTCACGACCAACTCCTCTCATCGGAGGTGATCGTTGAGCTCGACCCGGAGCGCGTTATCCCGTCATTCGTCAACGATCGCCTGGACATTGAAGGTGACCGAAGCTTTCAGGCATTCGTCGAGGGGATCAAGGAAGCCGGTCAGAAACTCCCGATCCTTGTGCGCCCCCTCCCCGACAAGCCCGGGTACTATCAGGCTGCCTACGGCCATAGACGGCTTCGAGCCTGCCAGATCCTCAAGCGTCCGGTCAAAGCGATCGTTCGCGCACTGTCAGACGAGGAACTCGTCAAATCGCAGGGGATCGAGAATTCAGAACGCCTCAACCTGTCCTTTATCGAGCAAGCTCTTTTCGCACTGGCGCTCAAGGCACGGGGTTATTCCAGGGAGCTGATTTCCGAAGCTCTCGGGCGGAAGGACGGCCAGAAAATGGCCTATATCTCAATCCTCACCAATGCCGCGGCATCGGTGCCCGTCGATCTTGTCCGTCTGATTGGTCCTGCGTCCGCAATCGGTCGCCCGAAGTGGGAAAAGCTCGGCTCGCTGATAAAGGATGGCCGTCTTTCTCCCGAGCAGAGCAAGGCTGTTGAGAGCCTCGTTCGTTCGTCGGAATGGGAGACCAGCGACAGCGACCAGCGATTTGGATTGGTCCTGGATGTCTTGGGCCGGCCGATCAAGTCTGAGCCCGATATCACGGAGATCGAGGTCGCTGGTGGTCACATCATCGTTGCCAGGCGATCTGGCGCTGCGACCAAATTTGCTGTTCCAGACGATCGAATTCCAGGGCTCTCGGCATGGCTTGTTCAGAAACTGCCAGAGTTGGTCGAAGAGTTCCAATCGACCCAGCGTGGAGGAGAGCGATGA
- a CDS encoding helix-turn-helix domain-containing protein: MHTPILAAYLGSDAAAARSLARMAVSLKQVDVLDHRSLRPGHAAGIVIVDCRSPEYDKRKLFEKLSPQLVQLALVSESSLYRAAIFANGYFDYLLWPLIEQEVVSRLAGCLAQIDRNSAGLYFTNDPLVQKSCGLLVRRVNQQTTLSELARMVGTNRTTLVDRFEAIFGCGPMTWLRQYRMAEAAKRLHAGYESVATIAESLGYENSNNFSTAFKAIHGHSPLGYRKMVLRKEKPV, encoded by the coding sequence GTGCATACTCCAATTCTGGCTGCCTATCTCGGTTCGGATGCGGCGGCGGCCAGATCCTTAGCACGAATGGCAGTTTCGCTGAAGCAGGTCGATGTTCTCGACCACCGATCCTTGCGGCCAGGCCATGCGGCGGGGATCGTTATCGTCGATTGTCGATCTCCCGAGTACGACAAACGCAAGCTCTTTGAGAAACTGTCTCCCCAGCTCGTGCAACTGGCTCTCGTCTCCGAAAGCAGCCTCTACCGGGCCGCCATTTTCGCGAATGGCTATTTCGATTATTTGCTGTGGCCGCTGATCGAGCAAGAAGTGGTGAGTAGGCTCGCCGGTTGCCTCGCTCAAATTGATCGAAACTCCGCTGGGTTGTATTTCACAAACGATCCCCTCGTACAAAAGTCATGCGGTCTCCTGGTGCGACGGGTAAATCAGCAGACCACTTTGAGTGAGCTGGCACGAATGGTTGGCACCAACCGGACGACGCTTGTCGATCGCTTCGAGGCCATCTTTGGTTGTGGGCCTATGACTTGGTTACGGCAATACCGAATGGCCGAGGCGGCAAAACGCTTGCATGCCGGGTACGAAAGCGTCGCGACTATCGCGGAATCACTAGGCTACGAGAATAGCAATAATTTCTCGACCGCGTTTAAGGCGATTCATGGTCATTCGCCGCTAGGCTATCGCAAAATGGTATTGCGCAAAGAAAAGCCTGTCTGA
- the repA gene encoding plasmid partitioning protein RepA, whose translation MKTKITTNDAAESSADKISRQSQLLSAQLQSIRERLYEPEAAKTLKTYTSRDVASLLGIAESTLRQMSLDGESAIPDRQDNGRRIYTLPQINQIREHLARRRPSEALDFLPRRRKGDKLQVITVANFKGGSAKTTTTVHLAHYLAIQGLRVLAIDLDPQASLSAMFGYQPEFDVDENETVYAAIRYDEQRRPIHEVIRKTYFDGIDLIPANLELMEYEHETPQAIAAGHGRGDGIFFRRLSSVICEVEENYDVVLIDAPPQLGYLTLGALCAATSLLITIHPAMIDVASMNQFLAMMSDLMHVIEERGGVLSHDFIRYVLTRHNPNDGPQINVVTLLRSLFKDDVLAPAVVETTAIASAGLKKKSLYEMSRGSVGRDTLNRALESVDAVNGEILDHIKQVWGRQ comes from the coding sequence ATGAAGACGAAAATCACTACGAACGATGCAGCTGAATCATCAGCCGACAAGATCAGTAGGCAATCTCAATTGCTTTCTGCGCAACTGCAATCGATTCGTGAACGTCTTTACGAACCCGAGGCGGCGAAAACACTGAAGACCTACACGTCCCGCGATGTTGCTTCCCTGCTCGGCATTGCTGAATCCACACTGCGGCAGATGTCGCTGGATGGTGAAAGTGCCATCCCCGATCGGCAGGACAACGGGCGGCGGATTTATACACTTCCGCAGATTAATCAGATTCGCGAGCATCTAGCACGTCGCCGTCCGTCTGAAGCGCTGGATTTTCTGCCGCGCCGTCGCAAGGGTGACAAACTGCAGGTCATCACTGTCGCAAACTTCAAAGGCGGTTCGGCCAAAACGACCACCACCGTGCATTTAGCGCATTACCTTGCAATTCAGGGACTAAGGGTCCTTGCAATCGATCTCGACCCACAGGCCTCCCTCTCCGCGATGTTCGGCTATCAGCCTGAATTCGATGTCGACGAGAACGAGACCGTTTATGCAGCCATCCGTTACGACGAGCAGCGGCGACCCATCCACGAAGTTATTCGAAAGACCTACTTCGATGGGATTGATCTGATCCCTGCAAATCTCGAACTCATGGAGTATGAACATGAGACGCCTCAAGCCATCGCCGCTGGACACGGTCGTGGTGACGGAATTTTCTTCAGGCGCCTAAGCTCAGTCATTTGTGAGGTCGAAGAAAACTACGACGTGGTTCTGATCGATGCCCCGCCGCAGCTTGGCTATTTGACCCTAGGCGCCCTCTGCGCGGCCACCAGTCTACTGATCACGATCCACCCTGCTATGATCGATGTGGCGAGCATGAACCAGTTCCTCGCCATGATGAGCGACCTGATGCATGTCATCGAAGAGCGGGGCGGCGTGCTCAGTCATGACTTCATCCGCTACGTGTTGACTAGACATAACCCGAACGACGGTCCGCAAATCAACGTCGTTACTCTTCTCAGATCGTTGTTCAAGGATGATGTGCTTGCGCCTGCTGTTGTGGAGACAACAGCGATCGCGAGCGCCGGCCTGAAAAAGAAGAGCCTCTACGAGATGTCGCGTGGAAGCGTCGGGCGCGACACATTGAATCGGGCGCTCGAGTCCGTCGATGCTGTCAACGGCGAAATTCTTGACCACATCAAACAAGTTTGGGGGAGACAATGA
- the fic gene encoding protein adenylyltransferase Fic: protein MPFQPNRPYNDLPSLPPREDVETKAVLKACIAARAAVAELRVSGQLIPNQAVLINSIPLLEAQASSEIENIVTTTDRLFRFANEVSSQADPATKEALRYRTALSEGFQTLKQRPVSTSTAIAVCRTIKGIELDIRATPGTALMNDATGAVIYTPPEGQALLRDKLSNWERYIHEEEDIDPLIRLAVMHYQFEAIHPFIDGNGRTGRVLNLLYLVDKGLLDIPVLYLSRYIIGNKRAYYDRLLAVTTDSAWEDWVLYMLEAIRETADWSTARIRSIRDLLDQTAERIRRDLPKIYSRELAEVIFVNPYCRIGDLVAAGIAKRQAASVYLKSLAELGLLQEIKAGRENLYINPALLALLSDRPR from the coding sequence ATGCCGTTTCAGCCGAACCGCCCTTACAACGACCTCCCATCCTTACCTCCGCGAGAGGACGTGGAGACGAAAGCCGTGCTGAAAGCCTGCATCGCGGCGCGCGCAGCGGTGGCGGAGCTGCGCGTCTCCGGCCAGCTCATTCCCAACCAGGCGGTCCTGATCAATTCTATTCCGCTACTCGAGGCGCAGGCGAGCTCCGAGATCGAGAACATCGTCACCACGACCGACAGGTTGTTCCGCTTTGCGAACGAGGTCAGCAGCCAGGCTGATCCGGCAACCAAGGAAGCGCTGCGATATCGTACCGCGCTCAGTGAAGGCTTTCAGACGCTCAAACAGCGTCCGGTATCGACCTCCACGGCAATCGCCGTATGCAGGACCATCAAGGGCATCGAGCTGGATATCCGCGCAACGCCGGGAACAGCGCTGATGAACGATGCGACCGGCGCCGTTATCTACACCCCGCCAGAGGGCCAAGCATTACTGCGGGACAAGCTGTCGAACTGGGAACGATACATTCACGAGGAAGAGGATATCGATCCTCTGATCCGGCTTGCCGTGATGCACTACCAATTCGAAGCCATCCATCCTTTCATCGACGGCAACGGCCGAACGGGACGAGTGCTGAACCTGCTCTACCTCGTCGACAAGGGCCTGCTGGATATCCCAGTCCTCTATCTCAGCCGTTACATCATCGGCAACAAGCGTGCATACTATGATCGCCTCCTCGCCGTGACAACAGACTCCGCTTGGGAGGACTGGGTCCTCTATATGCTTGAGGCAATCCGAGAGACCGCCGACTGGTCGACAGCGCGCATTCGTTCCATCCGGGATCTGCTCGATCAAACTGCAGAGCGGATCAGGCGAGATTTGCCGAAGATTTACTCCCGGGAACTGGCCGAGGTGATCTTCGTGAACCCCTATTGCCGTATCGGCGATCTGGTGGCCGCTGGCATTGCGAAACGGCAGGCCGCATCGGTTTATCTGAAATCCCTTGCGGAGTTGGGCCTGCTGCAGGAGATAAAAGCCGGACGGGAAAACCTCTATATCAATCCTGCCTTGCTCGCTCTTCTCAGCGATCGCCCACGATGA
- a CDS encoding site-specific integrase, which produces MTRKAITRPGPTDPVQRRAEELDALDAILPFDRRDQLATLLTDDDVATLKHLAKEGMGDNTLRALASDLGYLEAWCGLATGAPLPWPAPESLALKFVAHHLWDPGERAEDPNHGMPADVEAVLRAKGLLRVDGPHAPDTVRRRLTSWSILTRWRGLTGAFSTPSLKTALRLAVRAAPRQRRRKSKKAVTGDILAKLLATCAGDRLVDLRDRALLLTAFASGGRRRSEIAALRIEDLVDEEPVHADPRNAASPLLPCLTINLGRTKTTTVEDRANAVLIGRPVDALKRWIEEAKIDMGPVFRRIDQWGNIDKWALTPQSVNLVLKTRCKQAGLDPEAFSAHGLRSGYLTEAANRGIPLQEAMQQSLHKSVTQAASYYNNAERKNGRAARLVI; this is translated from the coding sequence ATGACACGCAAAGCCATCACCCGACCCGGCCCTACCGATCCGGTGCAGCGTCGTGCCGAAGAACTCGATGCGCTCGACGCGATCCTTCCCTTCGATCGCCGCGACCAGCTGGCAACGCTGCTAACTGACGACGATGTCGCCACACTCAAGCATCTGGCAAAAGAGGGCATGGGCGACAACACGCTCAGGGCACTCGCTTCCGATCTCGGCTATCTCGAGGCCTGGTGCGGGCTTGCTACTGGTGCTCCCCTCCCCTGGCCGGCGCCCGAAAGCTTGGCTCTCAAATTCGTCGCCCATCATCTCTGGGATCCGGGCGAGCGAGCCGAGGATCCGAACCATGGCATGCCGGCCGACGTCGAGGCGGTATTGCGCGCCAAGGGGCTGCTCAGAGTCGATGGCCCGCATGCGCCAGACACTGTGCGCAGGCGCCTGACCTCCTGGTCGATCCTGACGCGCTGGCGTGGCCTGACCGGCGCGTTCTCGACGCCATCGCTGAAGACCGCGTTGCGGCTGGCCGTGCGCGCTGCGCCGCGGCAACGTCGCCGCAAGAGCAAAAAGGCAGTGACCGGCGACATCCTGGCGAAACTGCTGGCAACCTGCGCCGGTGATCGTCTGGTCGACCTGCGCGATCGCGCCTTGCTGCTGACGGCCTTTGCCTCCGGTGGGCGTCGGCGCTCCGAAATTGCCGCCCTGCGGATCGAGGATTTGGTTGACGAGGAACCAGTGCATGCAGACCCAAGAAACGCCGCCTCCCCTCTCCTGCCGTGTCTGACCATCAATCTCGGCCGGACGAAAACAACGACCGTCGAAGACAGGGCCAATGCCGTCCTGATCGGGCGCCCGGTCGATGCTCTGAAGCGATGGATTGAGGAGGCCAAGATCGACATGGGACCGGTGTTCCGGCGCATCGATCAATGGGGCAATATCGACAAGTGGGCGTTGACGCCGCAATCGGTCAATCTCGTGCTGAAGACGCGTTGCAAGCAGGCTGGTCTGGATCCAGAGGCGTTTTCGGCGCATGGATTGCGCTCTGGCTATCTCACCGAAGCGGCCAATCGCGGCATACCGCTGCAGGAGGCGATGCAGCAATCCCTGCATAAGTCGGTGACGCAGGCGGCAAGCTATTACAACAATGCCGAACGGAAGAATGGGCGCGCGGCGCGGCTGGTAATTTAG
- a CDS encoding type II toxin-antitoxin system VapB family antitoxin — MSETQLSVRSTKARDLAHAMARRTGQPINKLVEQALERYDLELRQQSTRTPIDVLSDLMAEGRRAVPTGTTSAHDDFYDEYGLPR, encoded by the coding sequence ATGTCTGAAACACAACTCTCCGTCCGCAGCACAAAGGCGAGGGACCTGGCCCATGCGATGGCGCGCCGCACCGGTCAGCCAATCAATAAACTCGTCGAGCAAGCGCTCGAGCGCTACGATCTGGAGCTGCGCCAACAGTCTACCCGGACGCCGATCGATGTCCTATCGGACTTGATGGCCGAGGGCCGGCGTGCTGTACCAACCGGCACGACATCCGCGCATGACGATTTCTACGACGAATATGGTTTGCCACGATGA